Part of the Zea mays cultivar B73 chromosome 4, Zm-B73-REFERENCE-NAM-5.0, whole genome shotgun sequence genome is shown below.
AAGACGCGGTCGTCGCTGTCCCGCGGCGTCGTCGCGTCCATCATGTCGAACAGCGCAGAGTAGTAGAAGAGCGCCTCCCTGAACCGCGTCGCGAAGAAGGGCGCGTTGTGCGAGCTGTTGTCGACGTAGAGGACGAACACCTCCGGCCGCATCCTGCTGATGTTGCCGAGGACCATGTCCCTAGGGCTCGGGCAGTCTCCGTCGACGCCCTCGTCGTCCATGAGTTTCCCGAAGTAGAAGAGACCATTGACGACGAGCACCTCATCTGGCTCTATCTCGAGGTCCTCGGCAAAAATCATCTCCCACTTGGTGGCGACGATGCTGCGGAACTTGAACGGGACGCCGCACTGGCGGGCGAAGTCGCTGAGCCGGCGCCCAGCCCCCTCGGTCCGGGTAGCCGAGCGGAACCCAGGCTGGGGGAAGTCGATGCCGGTGATCCTCACCTCCGGCGGCCCACCCACCCGGGTGGCCCAGGCACCCAGCAGGAGCAGCCAGTGGAAGCCGTGGTCCACGCCGTAGTCCACGATGTGCACCTTCTTCCTCCCCGCGACGGCCTTGCTGATGGCCATATGACAGGACTTGAAGGCTACCATTCTGAAGCAGCAAACTTGCATGGACAGCAGGTATGCCTTCAGGAGGTGGACACCAGCCGGGGCGCGCTTCGGCTTTGCGCCGGTGCCGGCTAGCCGCAGCTCGAGTCCCTGGGCGAAGCAATGTGCTAGCCTCTGCGAGGCGTCTCCCCTCGGCGAGGAGCGTTGCCTGATCTGCCGCAGCAGCTCCGTCGCTCCGGGGCGGTTGCCTGTGGACACGGCCTCTGCGCAGTGGACGAGCAAGGTGCGCAGGTCTACTGCCTCGTTGCCGCTGCTCCTCTGCTGCCTCCCCTGTCCCTGCCGTGACATGGCACCAGGCACGTTGGTGCTCAAGCCGTTCATTTTCTCCAGGGCCACCTCGTAGCCTCTGAGAAATACGCCGTCGGTCACCTCGCCGCTTTCCTCCAGCTCTGGTGCAATCAGCTTGGCGCTTCTAGTGTCGGCCTCGTCGTCGCCGTCATCATCATGGTGGCAGCCCCTGCCTCTACGGTTATTACCACTACTCTCCTGGAAGAATAATGGCATCCCAATCCCATCCACCACTCTGTGTTTGGAGGCATAGTCACGACACAGCAGGCTGGTGTGGGTGCTGCTGGCGACGACGGGCAAGAACTTGTTGGCCTCTTCCATACCCTTGAGGAACGCCCGGTTGAGCATGTCCATGGTTACTACCCCGTCATCTCCAGTCGTACTCGTAGGGCCTGCAGTCTGCTGATGGAAATGGAATCCCGTACCGTCTGGGTAGTAAATTGCTGTCGTGTCGGCTGTTGCCGAGCCGGAAACAGAGGATCCAGCCGAGCCCGCGAGGATCTGAGCGAAGGGCTCCTCAGCGGCCTGAAGGAGCGCGTGGTGGTCGGCATACTGGAACTGGACGTCGTCGTCCTCCATGAGCAAGCGCCTGATGAAATGGAGGTCTATCATCGAGTCCTTGCCATCGTCACCAGGGTGGGGTGTCGGAGGCAGGTCGAGGAAGATGGACGGCGAGAAGGGCTCGGAGTCGTCGGCGGCTGGATCCTCCGGCGTTGGGGCCATGGCAGTCTCGCGCTGGTGGGTGTGGGTGTGATGTGGGTGCATCAAAAAGTCTAGCAGATGGAGGGAGCACTACGCCGCCGCCTAGGGTGGGAAATCATGGAATGGAAGAAGAAGGAAGGCTCCGGGAAGCTGGCGCTGCGACTGCGACTTCTTCGTTATTACACTCCGCTTTCTACGCTACAGCCGAGGAAAAAAATTTAGCTTTGACTTCAATAAAAATCGATTTGttaaaaatcatccaaaatcaaaaTAAAGATATAATTTATCGAGTCGTTGTAATGGTAGAAATCCGTCACTTTAAATCATGAACCCTATATATACCTTCATCTTTCTGTGCATGGAATCCCAACGATAATAAGATTATCTCCACCGCCAAATTCTTAGAAAAGTTGGTTAGAAAAAAAGTTAATCCAGCTTCTCTAggacaatgtcaaaaacaactcgGCTGGCTGGAACCACACCAAAATTCTTAGAAAAGCTGGTTAGAAAAAAAAACTAATCCAGCTTCTCTAGGACAATATCAAAAACAACTCGGCTGGCTGAAAATCgtataagggcatgtacaaccctgaCACTGTTGAACGGTACTCCAAGTATAAGACATAACTAAAACACAATATAATACAGTGGACATGTCTAAAATATGTGTCTTATCATATTTATTGTACCAATTAGAGCATTAAATAAATTAAAGTGATCAATCAGCTAGCCTCCTATCTTGAACATAAAGTTAAGAcactgtgtcttcgtcaagataTATATCTTGGGTTTTTTTACATTCACCATTTAGACACACTCGAAGATACAACTAAAAACACTATTGTATGTACCCCAAATGATATACATATGGGGGCCTGTTTGCTTTGCAGTCCTGGGCCTGGGACTGCTAGACGAGGCGAGTAGGCGACACAGCGATCTGAACCTGAAGACATCCAAAATCACAGGCCTCTCAGGTTTTTTTGATAGGACAGGAGGGGCAAGCCCCTACTGAAATTTTATTAAAATTTTAAAACGACAGAGTTAGAAGCATACAGGAAAGTAAATTACAAAATTACAAAAGGGTAAAATTGACGGGATCTATTGCCAATGCTGAAGCCATTCAGGTATTGTCGAATCGAATCTTCCTTTAGCTCTAAGCGTGACCAGATGTAATTCCTTTGCGAACTCATTTTTACAATGCTGCACTGTTGGGTCCTTATCCTGAAAAAGCCAGGCATTACGGCACTTCCAAATGCTCCAAGTCATGAGAATGACAATTTCCATAGAGAAGGAAACATTGAGCTGCTGCATTAGATTTACTGCAGCGTCCACAGGATTAGTAATTCTTGGGGGCGTCAGACCAATAGAATTCCAGCAGCCTTCGCGAAGTTACATTTGAGGAAAAGATGATAAAGGGTTTTCTCCTTTTGGCAGATGCAATTTTCACAAGTGTAAGACTCAAGATTCATGTTTTTCCTCCTCAGCATATCCCTTGTATTGAGTCTGTTCTTTAACCAAAGCCAAAAAAACcttatgttttggttgacacttaTTTTTCCAAAGCGATCTGAAGATCTGATGAACTTGAGCCTGACCCATCAAATGTCTATAAG
Proteins encoded:
- the LOC100279519 gene encoding uncharacterized protein LOC100279519 encodes the protein MHPHHTHTHQRETAMAPTPEDPAADDSEPFSPSIFLDLPPTPHPGDDGKDSMIDLHFIRRLLMEDDDVQFQYADHHALLQAAEEPFAQILAGSAGSSVSGSATADTTAIYYPDGTGFHFHQQTAGPTSTTGDDGVVTMDMLNRAFLKGMEEANKFLPVVASSTHTSLLCRDYASKHRVVDGIGMPLFFQESSGNNRRGRGCHHDDDGDDEADTRSAKLIAPELEESGEVTDGVFLRGYEVALEKMNGLSTNVPGAMSRQGQGRQQRSSGNEAVDLRTLLVHCAEAVSTGNRPGATELLRQIRQRSSPRGDASQRLAHCFAQGLELRLAGTGAKPKRAPAGVHLLKAYLLSMQVCCFRMVAFKSCHMAISKAVAGRKKVHIVDYGVDHGFHWLLLLGAWATRVGGPPEVRITGIDFPQPGFRSATRTEGAGRRLSDFARQCGVPFKFRSIVATKWEMIFAEDLEIEPDEVLVVNGLFYFGKLMDDEGVDGDCPSPRDMVLGNISRMRPEVFVLYVDNSSHNAPFFATRFREALFYYSALFDMMDATTPRDSDDRVLVERELLGRCALNVITCEGSERVERPETYRQWQVRCSRAGLRQLPLDPSTVKCLSDLVKEGYHKDFVIDVDQQWLLQGWKGRILYAMSTWAADR